A single genomic interval of Lathyrus oleraceus cultivar Zhongwan6 chromosome 7, CAAS_Psat_ZW6_1.0, whole genome shotgun sequence harbors:
- the LOC127102892 gene encoding uncharacterized protein LOC127102892 codes for MNGKDTDSKDKAESSNNLRIMSRKETSLQINPGSIVEPVASKEKMQEDDEETDNFESDSEASFNVICNVVSILPRDYDRVMEVEDEEDEMEEETMAHRPVCYYVMNTGCVEEQNAFFERPDDSMKAHLKPLFIKGKVESVGVNKILVDGGASVNLMPYFMLKRIGKDDSDAKPHNMVLSNYEGKVGTTMGVIQVNLTVGTITRPTMFMVIASRANYNLLLGREWIHGVGVVPSSMH; via the coding sequence ATGAATGGAAAAGACACTGACAGCAAAGATAAAGCAGAGTCTAGTAACAATCTCCGGATAATGAGCAGAAAAGAGACTTCCCTCCAGATCAATCCTGGTAGCATCGTCGAACCAGTGGCGTCGAAAGAGAAGATGCAGGAAGACGACGAAGAAACTGACAACTTTGAATCTGACTCAGAAGCATCCTTTAATGTGATCTGCAACGTGGTATCTATTCTCCCTAGAGATTATGATAGAGTAATGGAGGTCGAAGACGAAGAAGACGAGATGGAAGAAGAAACAATGGCACACAGGCCCGTCTGCTACTACGTGATGAACACTGGGTGCGTCGAGGAGCAGAATGCTTTCTTCGAAAGGCCAGATGATtccatgaaagcgcatttgaaGCCTTTAttcataaaaggaaaggtggagAGTGTTGGTGTAAACAAGATACTGGTGGATGGGGGAGCATCAGTAAATTTGATGCCCTATTTTATGCTGAAGAGGATTGGGAAAGATGACTCAGACGCaaaacctcacaacatggtgctgtcgaaCTATGAAGGGAAAGTAGGAACCACTATGGGTGTCATCCAAGTGAATTTGactgttggaaccataacaaggccaacGATGTTTATGGTCATTGCTTCAAGGGCGAACTACAACCTATTacttggaagggagtggattcatggCGTAGGAGTCGTACCCTCTTCAATGCATTAG